The following coding sequences are from one Sander lucioperca isolate FBNREF2018 chromosome 2, SLUC_FBN_1.2, whole genome shotgun sequence window:
- the mn1b gene encoding transcriptional activator MN1 — protein MFGLEQFGSQINSRNPGQSERNINQPRLNMGSHYKGPGFHAGGPPGAVEPGMGPLNEPQMLGLNMNMNGEQYGGFHPRGHSDMHAGSGLQQQQQQQQGPMHGFFNNQQPHQGHPHGHHPHQPHPHFSGSFGGPEPGSSCLHGGRLMGYNNNGMGPQQGFGEGFDPLAEGQAGDGFPQQQQQQQQQQRPGNMPDFQHHGPPSGSHAVPAPCLPLDQSPNRAASFHGLPSSSSSSSESHGLEPRRMPNQGAVDGLEYNFPSEPPSGHFDVHVFSPSESESQLPHFGPGRPVPGGNFPGNPGMPRTTGMPGISKGHQPPPQPPQPQQHGVFFERFGNGRKVPVGMEPAVNARHPLMQQQQQQAGLIARQNSCPPGLPRPPQAEPGSTNPNILDGGVMMPGQHNQFEYPIHRLENRGLHPYGDPMFNMQQPAPPPSQQPPNQRLQHFDSPYMNMAKRPRFDFPNAHGGEGWCAGGGMENHLSPSAYPGLSGEFTPPVNEGFPPGPLQHPGPEQQSLQQRQNAAMMIKQMASRNQQQRMRQPSLQQLGHHGEVPPGPMAHGGPVGNMPQPNFDRENVGRMNIDGQNPHVAQENSWFQGSHPPGEMMSRRMGGAGNEPGPHDMGLQQNGAGMMFRPGMGMQEPMRIPGDGHVQALHSPGMHSQFNVGNISQMQSPGAGTGHPNAPAERRPADFPAPPMGAQPTFPYGGGNRQGPGHSAPQGVNTSPGSYPPQSEFPPGQRSSVSKLGALSLGNFSKTSTKDSVFGQSCLAALSTACQNMIASLGAPNLNVTFNKKNQNEGKRKLSQTEQDINSSTSNGTGSAGAEYFQSSTSQNSQMPGTGNSNSKPPSQSQPVQGEASALSPNYNMDATPCSEGKATTGSGRGRGRRKRDSGHVSPGIFFSPDNGNPVVSPGQQTPSAGVGERGGGTPHEKHLQSPSWGKGGDLMLGDQADLMSSLDSGIQSVAKSDSSSPRVDFPDDVSTHYGNEDEVSSSSDAAGASANKPNRSPMITGSPKMQRSEHGLINGQKPLGMGITNHTTSTPDGYGLNAGGGAGASGVSHPGTPGVEQVRTPSSTSGQDEIHPLEILQAQIQLQRQQFSISEDQPLAMKNGKKNGDCPSQNGDNELVSCSPDAGKGSMGTIDLDTLMAEQHATWYVPSDKAMMDGSEDDKAMGPWEKNKSQNNSKEESELSQSKAGTGAPGSGAGAGGGGGGGGSSGGNHLQCLSVHCTDELGDSKGRGGPVSSWRSLHSDISNRFGTFVAALT, from the exons ATGTTTGGGCTGGAGCAGTTTGGTTCTCAGATTAATAGCAGAAACCCTGGCCAGTCAGAGAGAAACATAAACCAACCGAGGCTGAACATGGGCTCGCATTATAAAGGCCCAGGTTTTCACGCTGGAGGCCCGCCGGGGGCCGTGGAGCCCGGCATGGGCCCTCTGAACGAGCCGCAAATGCTTGGGCTCAATATGAACATGAACGGAGAGCAGTACGGGGGCTTCCACCCGCGGGGCCACTCGGACATGCATGCAGGCAGCggactccagcagcagcagcagcagcagcaaggaCCCATGCATGGATTTTTTAACAACCAGCAACCTCATCAAGGACATCCTCACGGCCATCACCCGCACCAACCTCACCCTCATTTCAGTGGGAGTTTTGGAGGCCCAGAGCCGGGCTCATCATGCCTGCATGGTGGCAGGCTAATGGGCTACAACAACAATGGCATGGGACCACAGCAGGGCTTTGGAGAAGGATTTGATCCTCTTGCTGAGGGGCAGGCCGGGGATGGCtttccccagcagcagcagcagcagcagcagcagcagcggcctGGGAACATGCCTGACTTTCAACATCATGGGCCTCCCAGTGGCAGCCACGCTGTCCCCGCTCCCTGTCTCCCCCTGGACCAGTCGCCCAACAGAGCAGCATCCTTCCACggcctcccttcctcctcatcctcctcctcggAGTCTCACGGCTTGGAGCCTCGGCGCATGCCCAACCAGGGAGCTGTCGACGGATTAGAGTATAACTTCCCCAGCGAGCCTCCATCTGGACATTTTGATGTACATGTATTTTCcccatcagaatcagaatctcAGTTACCCCATTTTGGGCCAGGGAGGCCAGTTCCCGGTGGTAATTTCCCAGGGAACCCTGGCATGCCACGGACAACAGGTATGCCGGGCATCTCTAAGGGCCACCAGCCGCCTCCGCAGCCTCCGCAGCCTCAGCAGCATGGAGTGTTTTTTGAGCGTTTTGGAAACGGCAGGAAGGTGCCCGTGGGAATGGAGCCGGCGGTCAACGCAAGACATCCTCtcatgcagcagcagcaacaacaggcTGGCTTAATAGCCAGGCAGAATTCATGCCCCCCTGGCCTCCCCCGACCCCCTCAGGCTGAGCCCGGCTCCACTAACCCCAACATTCTGGATGGAGGGGTCATGATGCCTGGCCAACACAACCAGTTTGAATATCCCATTCACAGACTGGAAAATAGGGGTCTGCACCCCTATGGGGATCCCATGTTTAATATGCAACAGCccgctcctcctccctcccagcAGCCCCCCAACCAGAGGCTGCAACACTTTGACTCTCCCTATATGAACATGGCGAAAAGGCCAAGGTTTGACTTTCCCAATGCACATGGCGGTGAAGGCTGGTGTGCTGGTGGTGGGATGGAAAaccacctctctccctctgcctaCCCCGGCCTGTCTGGAGAGTTCACCCCACCTGTGAATGAAGGTTTCCCCCCAGGTCCGCTGCAGCACCCGGGGCCTGAGCAGCAGTCTCTGCAGCAGCGGCAGAACGCAGCCATGATGATCAAACAGATGGCCTCTCGCAACCAGCAGCAGAGGATGAGGCAGCCCAGTCTGCAGCAGCTGGGTCACCACGGCGAAGTGCCTCCTGGCCCAATGGCTCACGGAGGCCCGGTGGGGAACATGCCTCAACCCAACTTTGACAGGGAGAATGTCGGCAGGATGAACATTGATGGACAAAATCCTCATGTAGCTCAGGAGAACTCCTGGTTCCAGGGGTCCCACCCACCGGGGGAGATGATGTCACGGCGTATGGGTGGAGCGGGGAATGAACCTGGGCCTCACGACATGGGGCTGCAGCAGAACGGGGCTGGGATGATGTTTAGGCCAGGCATGGGAATGCAGGAGCCCATGAGAATACCAGGAGACGGACATGTACAGGCTCTCCATTCCCCGGGTATGCACTCACAATTCAACGTGGGCAACATCTCTCAAATGCAGTCTCCAGGAGCAGGGACGGGGCATCCGAATGCACCGGCGGAGAGGCGGCCAGCTGACTTCCCCGCACCCCCAATGGGAGCACAGCCAACGTTCCCCTATGGAGGGGGTAACCGTCAGGGGCCGGGCCACAGTGCTCCCCAGGGGGTGAACACCTCACCAGGGAGCTACCCTCCTCAGTCTGAGTTCCCTCCAGGCCAGCGGTCGTCTGTTAGTAAGCTGGGAGCTCTGTCCCTTGGGAACTTCAGCAAAACCAGCACTAAAGACAGTGTTTTCGGCCAGAGCTGCCTGGCGGCTCTTTCCACGGCCTGCCAGAACATGATCGCTAGCCTAGGGGCCCCGAATCTTAACGTAACATTCAACAAGAAGAACCAAAATGAGGGCAAGCGAAAACTGAGTCAGACGGAGCAGGACATTAATAGCAGCACGTCGAATGGGACTGGCAGTGCTGGAGCTGAATATTTTCAGAGCAGCACTTCCCAGAACAGCCAGATGCCTGGCACTGGGAATAGCAACTCAAAGCCTCCAAGTCAAAGCCAGCCGGTGCAGGGGGAAGCCAGTGCCCTCTCCCCAAACTACAACATGGACGCTACCCCGTGCAGTGAGGGGAAGGCAACAACAGGGagtgggagagggagagggaggagaaaaagagacagcGGACATGTGAGCCctggaatttttttttcccctgacAATGGTAACCCTGTTGTAAGTCCAGGCCAGCAGACCCCCTCTGCTGGCGTTGGGGAGAGGGGTGGGGGCACGCCCCACGAGAAACACCTCCAGTCACCCTCTTGGGGGAAAGGAGGCGACCTAATGTTGGGGGACCAGGCCGACCTGATGTCTTCTTTGGACAGTGGCATCCAAAGTGTCGCCAAATCTGACAGCAGCTCGCCGCGAGTGGACTTTCCTGACGATGTCAGCACCCACTACGGCAACGAGGACGAGGTTTCCTCCAGCTCAGACGCTGCAGGGGCCTCGGCCAACAAGCCTAATCGCAGCCCTATGATCACCGGCTCGCCCAAAATGCAAAGGAGCGAGCACGGGTTGATAAATGGACAGAAGCCCCTAGGCATGGGCATTACCAATCACACTACCTCGACGCCAGACGGCTACGGACTGAACGCTGGCGGGGGCGCAGGGGCCAGTGGGGTGAGCCACCCGGGCACTCCCGGGGTGGAGCAGGTACGCACACCATCCAGCACCTCTGGCCAGGATGAAATCCACCCTCTGGAGATCCTGCAGGCCCAGATCCAGCTACAGCGCCAGCAGTTCAGCATCTCCGAGGACCAGCCCCTGGCCATGAAAAATGGCAAAAAGAATGGTGACTGTCCGTCACAGAACGGAGACAATGAGCTGGTGAGCTGCAGCCCGGATGCTGGGAAGGGCTCAATGGGCACTATTGACCTTGACACCCTCATGGCAGAGCAGCACGCCACCTGGTACGTGCCCAGTGACAAGGCCATGATGGACGGGTCGGAGGATGACAAGGCCATGGGACCATGGGAAAAAAATAAGAGCCAAAACAACAGCAAAGAag AATCGGAGCTGTCCCAGAGTAAAGCTGGAACCGGGGCCCCAGGATCCGGAGCCGGGGccggagggggagggggagggggagggagcaGCGGAGGGAACCACCTGCAGTGCCTGTCCGTCCACTGCACAGACGAGCTGGGGGACAGTAAGGGCCGAGGGGGGCCCGTCTCGTCCTGGCGCTCGCTCCACTCCGACATCTCCAACCGGTTTGGGACATTTGTGGCGGCACTGACTTGA